The following nucleotide sequence is from Ferruginibacter lapsinanis.
TAGCCTGCTACTACAATACCAATAAAGATAAATAGTACAGCAAGTAGCTTGCCTTGTTGTTTCAAATAGGTAATACATGTTTGATAAATGATCTCGGAAATTTCCAGCATACTCTTATGTGCCGGTAATTTTTTAATTTTCATGTAATAATATACACCAAAAAAGAGTCCGAGAGTGGTAACTAAAAATCCCCAATACAATATCGGATTAGAATGAATTGCATTGGGGATTTGTAGATCGGCTTCGCCGGCATGGGCAAAGAAAGGAAGAAGAAAACTAATTAAAATAATGGTGGATTTTTTCATAATAGGTAAATTTTGAAATTTGCAAAAATGAGGGAAGGGGTATGATAAGGTTAGTTAATTTCATATGCGTTGCTGGAAGAAAATAATATGCAAATTTAGAAAGCTCAATTTTGCGTTTACTGATCCTCGTCAGTAAACAAACAGTTTGTAATCACGACTACGTTGCCGGTATCGTTCCCGATTTTTTTTTAGAACGGGAGAGTTATAAAATAGAGAAATTGCTTTTGAGATAGAAGGAGGTGTCAATGACTTTATAGCTTGTAGTTTTAATACAGTTCGTTTTTTTTTTTATCATTGTCTGACGTTTGCATACATGAGTATGTTTAGTCTGGCAGTTACCAAATATGTCAATGCATTGGTTGGGGGATAAATTAACTAGCGTGGTTTTGGAGTTGTGGTGAAAATTCTGTCAAAATTAATTTTGGATTAATAACTGTTGATAGTACATAATAAAAAATCCCATCGATTAAGATGGGATTTTGTTATAACTAAAATATATAAGTTAAATATCAATTGCTTCGCCGTAAGCAGCAGCAGTAGCTTCTTTCAGACCTTCACTCATAGTAGGGTGAGGGTGAACTGCATTTAATATTTCGTGTGCAGTGGTTTCTAATTTACGGGCAACAACTGCTTCAGCAATAATTTCTGTAACGTTTGTGCCGATCATATGACAACCTAAGAATTCGCCATACTTTGCATCGTAAATAACTTTTACAAAACCATCGGTAGCGCCACCTGCGACAGCTTTGCCACTTGCTATGAATGGGAATTTGCCCACTTTTACTTCGTAGCCTGCATCTTTAGCAGCTTTTTCTGTATAACCAACACTTGCAATTTCCGGTGTGCAATAAGTACAGCCTGGGATATTGTTATAATCCAATGGTTCCGGATGATGGCCACTTAAATGTTCTGCAGCATTGATCCCTTCTTTAGAAGCAACGTGTGCTAACGCTTGTCCAGGTGTACAATCGCCAATTGCGTATATACCAGGTACGTTAGTTTGTTGATTTTTATCTACAATGATCTTTCCTTTATCAGTCTTAATGCCTAAGCCTTCTAATCCAATGTTTTCGATATTAGCAACAACGCCTACAGCACTTAATAACACTTCAGCTTCTAATATTACTTCACCTGTTGGTGTTTTTACTTTTGCTTTTACGCCTGCACCACTTGTATCAACGCTTAATACTTCGCTGTTGGTCATGATGGTCATGCCTTGCTTTTTGAATTGTTTTTCTAATTCTTTGCTGATATCTTCATCTTCAACAGGAACTAAACGTGGCATAAATTCCACCATTGTTACCTGTGTACCTAAACTATTGTAGAAATACGCAAACTCACTTCCTATAGCACCGCTTCCGCAAACGATCATACTTTTTGGTTGTGTTGGTAAACTCATGGCTTCACGGTAAGCGATTATTTTTTTACCATCGATCGGCATAGTAGGTAAAGCCCTTGCTCTGCCACCTGTAGCAATGATGATATTTTTTGCTTCTTCAACTTTTTTAGTTCCATCAGCTGCGGTAATTTCTAATTTACCCGGAGCGATCAGTTTGCCAAAGCCCATGATCACATCGATCTTGTTCTTTTTCATTAAAAACTGAATTCCTTTGCTCATTTTATCTGCCACACCACGGCTACGGCCTATAACACCACCAAAATCGGCAGTTGGATTAGCAATATTGATCCCATAATCTTTCGAATGTTTTGCATACTCATACACCTGGGCACTTTTCAAAAGTGCTTTTGTTGGGATACAACCCCAGTTCAAACAAATGCCTCCAAGGTTTTCCTTTTCAACAATTGCTACTTTTTTACCTAATTGACTTGCTCTGATTGCAGCCGGATAACCACCGGGACCGCTGCCTAACACAATTACGTCGTATGCCATTTTTCTATTATTTAAGATTTATGATTTTGAGAGGGCAAAGGTACTTCAAACGGGGTAAAGTGCAAAGGGGGGATGCTATTTACTTTTGGGTAAATGATTGGGAACGATTACGTAAGCTTTTCTGTCTCATAATATGTATTCCTGGCAATTCCGGATGCTATGCTTCGGATTTTAAATTCTTAGTCTTTACCCCTTGATTTTGGCACTATAATTTGTAAAGAAGGTATTTTGCTTGTCCTGAAATTTTGTAATGCTGATCATCTAATTATTAATGATCATATTACTAACCTTGATCTTTTTACCGGAATTTATAATTAATTGGGAGTTGTTTTCGACATGCTGCTCCACGTTTAAAATACATTCTCCATTAGCTATTGGATCTATAATGATCAATTCATTTCCTGATAAGGTAGTTGGTGGGATCGTATTGTTTATCCAGTTTGCAGCTACATTCCAATTCCCATTCCCAATAAATGTATATATGACTAATGGAGAACTGTAATATTCATCAGCTCCACAATCTACAATGCTGGATTTCCGTAATTCGTTATCTATATCTCTTTCGGTAACTGCGGGTACAAAAGATGGGTTCCCTGCATTGATCGCTGCTGATGAAAAAGTAAGATGAAAATTGGGTGGGGCATCCGGAGAAGAAAGCGGATCAATAAAAAATTGCGGATTGCCTATAATAGAATTTGCATTGGAAGAAGTTCCTGTTTTGAAAGCAGCAAAACTGGTGTAGGGTTTGCCATTCCAATCTGCTTCCATATTTGCAGGGCTGTTTTCACTATAAATTAAATTATAATTAAAATTCAATGAAGGCTGTCCTAGTTCGGCATAGGTCAAAATATTTTGAGCCGATAAATAAAATATATTGTTTTGGATAATTGAATTTTCGCTGTAAGTAAGATACAATTCCCCGGTGCCATTATCTGAATAATCGTTTTTGAAACAAGTGTTGTTTCTTATGGTGCAGTTAATTACTTTACCTGATCCTCCGGGATAGGCGTACCCTCCTAATGCAATGGCACATATTTCATTTCCGTAAAATATATTATTTCTTACAATGATATTGTCTGTTGTTTTGCCAACATTTTCACAACCTATTTCTATCCCATACCCGTTTTGGTAAGAGATGTTATTTTCAATCACAATATTCTTTCCGCCGTCTACATACAGACCTCCGGAAGTAGCATAGGCAGATAAGCAATTATAGGTAGTATTATTTTTTATCAATCCGTTACGGGCTTGATCGTTAGCAGCAGTAGGGCAGGTGCCCTCGTGGCCTATTGCATCAATACCAATATTGGTAATATCGTGTACACTATTACCTATTATTTCAAATCCATCTACATTTCCATTTACAGCTAATCCTTCGCTATAGCCCAATCGGCAATTGTATAAGGTGTTGTTCAATATCTTTAAATTACTGATTGCGGTGGAAGCATTCGTACCGTATACAATTATACCTTGAGCATTTTTGCTGGAACTTACGGTAGCGCCGGGGTTGGAAGAAAAATGAATGTCGTGGATGCTGCAATTTTTAATAGCAATATTTTGAGCATTACCATCTACCAAAATACCTTGAGCATCGAGTTGAATGCTATTGGCAATTTCCAATCCATCAAGCGTAATATTAGATTGATCGCTAATTCTGAATATGGCTTCCTGGAATGTAATGCCTGCGCCACTTACCAAAGGCGTATTGCCACTACGATTTCTTATATAGATATTTGATCGGGTGATATTTATCTTTTCATTGAATGTGCCGGATGAAATATTTAGTGTGTCATTGAAACCAGCATGTGTAACTCCATACTGTATGGTTTTCCATGGGGTGGCTGATGACCCATTGTTATTATCATTGCCATTGACAGCAATATAATAATTGGTTTGAGCATACAACAGGTTTGCCCAAAAAAGCAATAGTATCGAAAACGTTATTTTTTTTATTAGTGACAAATCGGATAAGGGCTGCAAAATTTTAAACAGTCTTTGATGCTTTAATAGATGAATACAATGATACACAAAACGGAGTAATATAAGTTAAGACGATCCTTAACGTATTTCTGGGAGTAAAATTTTTATTCCATAGGACATCATAGCTGTTGATCAAGTTGAGCAAACTGCCAACAATAATTGCAACCATAAGTGCTCTGGTAATATTCTTTTTTGTCATACAAAATATTCTTTATTTCGTTTATATATATCGTATGACAGCAATCGTACTCTACCATTTTGGTATTAAACCCGGTAAAGTTATAAATTTATACTGATAGCTAAAGCAGGGTATTTGCGAAGGCTTATATTATTATGCGATAGTAATGTATTGTTTTCGGGTTTTAAAAAGACTGTTGCTTTTGCTGCTTTATTTCTATTTCGTTTAGCAGCAATAAAAAGGGGGATGCTGCCAATTGCGGCAGCTAAACCTGTAACTGCCAATGCATCAGATCCGGGTGTTTCTTCTAAAAGATTATTCATTGAATTGCTTCCTGCAATTAGAAAAACTGATAAGCCCGAGTAGAGTAATACCCTGGCAGCAGTTCGTTGATTCTTACTTTTCTTTAAATAATCTGTTGAAGTTGTAATAGGCTTTTCCTGCCCGAAAATGGTTGACGTAAAAGAAAGTAGTAACAGACAACTGAGCAATTTTTGCATAGCATTTATTTTTACTTAGATGGTTTACAACAAGATAGGATAAAATACTTAAAAATGCAACCTATGAAGGAAGGGGGGTGTTATATATCTGATACCGGCGCAGCTTTTGCTGCATTCTCGGCTATTTCTCTTTGTTCTGCGATAGACTTCAAAGATTTGATGCTTACATTTAATTCAAACCCGATCAATAGTACCAATGAGTTAATATAGATAAGTGCCATTAGCATAATGATAGTACCGATGGATCCGTACAAGGCATTGTATCTGCCAAAATTATTGACAAAGGCAGAAAAACCTAATGAAGCCAAAATACTTAATGAAGTGGCTAGTATTGCACCCGGCGAAACCAGGTTCCATCTTTTTTGAACTGCTGGTGCAAACTTGTAAATAAATGCAATGGAATAAAAAATCAAAGTTACGATCAACAGCCATCTTGCATAGAAGATAGTTTCTCTTACTACAGCACTTTTGATACCCAGCCATTTTAATACAACACCTTGTGATATAAGCATCAATAAACAGCCTAGTACCAATAAAAATTGTAAGGCAGTCAACCGGATAGCTATCCAGCGATTATGTAATCCTTTTCTTTTAGCAAAGCCGATATAGTTCTTATTGAAAGAGCGCATTATACCCATCATGCCATTGGATGCAAAAAATAATGCGGCGATCAACCCAAAAGAAAGTAACCCGATCTTTGAGCCGTCAATAAATGAATCGACAAACTTTATCAAATTGGCGTTGTGTACTTTGGCAGGCACTATATCTATTATCAGGCCATGTAATTGCTCTTTAATGCTTCGTTTAGAAACAAATGGAAGGTTGGGAATCAATGTAAACAGAAACAAAAATGATGGCGGTATGGCCATGATAAAGTTGTAGGCGATAGCAGATGCTCTTTCTGTTAAACCAACTGTTTTGATTTGTTTGTAAAAAAAATAGGCAACGTCGTATAAGGGTACTCCTTCAAATCCCGGTAAGTGCCATTTTTTGCTTTTACGTAAAACAAAGGCAATTGGAGTTTTGGTTAATATGATGCGTTCTATTTTTTTCAAATCAACTGATCAATAAATATATAAGTAAATGTAACGATTTAACATATAGCGTTTGTGTTAAAGCAAGCTGATCGCTGGTTATTTCTTTGATTTTAAATATTCCTCAATCCATGCCTGATATTCTTTTGCATATTTCATATGCTCTTCATAATTGGTGGCGAAGTTTGATAGGCCTGTTAAATTGGGCTGAGCCACAAAATATAAGTACGAAGTAGATGGTGCATTTAAAACAGCATCAATCGTTTTAATAGAAGGGGTGCAAATGGGCCCTGGAGGCAGTCCTGAATGTTGATAGGTATTATATGGCGATGGGTAGGAGAGATGTTTGTTGAAAATTCTTTTTAACCCAAAATCTCTCATTGCATATTTAACGGTAGGGTCGGCACCTAATTTCATGCCTGTTTCCATTCGGTTAAGGTATACACTTGCTATCTTTCCCTTATCTGCTTCTGCATTGGTTTCTTCTTCAACAATACTGGCCAGCGTATATACCTGTGTGGTAGTAAGGTTTAAAGCACTGGCTTTTTCCTTACGAGTATTATTCCAGAATTTTTCCTGCTCATAAAAAAGCTTTCTGAAGATTTTTGGCGCAGCAGTATTCCAAAAGATATCATATGTGTTTGGAATGATAGCTGTCATCACTGTATTGGTGTCCAATTTATATTTTGCCAAAGAATCTGCATTGTATAAAAATGCGGCAACCTCTGCAGAATCACATTCAAAATTGGCGGCAATTTTCTGAGCCAGATCTTCTTTAGTTCGTAATTTATTTATAATCAGACTTACAGGTGTTTGTCTGCCAGATTTAAGTATTCTTATTGTTGAATAAATGCTCTGCCCTTTTGTAATAGTATATTTGCCTGCCTTGATATTTTCGGAATAATCCAGTTTTTCTGAAAGCCATTGAAATGCACCGGGGTTTTTAATAGCTCTTTCTTTTGTGAGTTCTTCCATTACGTCATTGAAAGTACTGCCGGTCTTTATGTAAACACTTTTTTTGGGTTCATCAAAATTGGTGTTGCTGCCCAAAAAGATCCATGCTGCATATCCTGCGGCAATAACAATGATGATAAATAAAATGGATAGAATCTTTTTCATGAAGCAGTAGCTTATATGTTTGCTAATGTATAATAAAAAACCTCGTCATTAACTGACGAGGCAAATAAATTTTTGCTAAAACACTTATGGTGCTTTTGGCGAATCAGTTTGTGTTGCTGCAGGCAAAGGCACAGTGTTTTGTGCTTTATTTGGAGCCGAAGCAGGTGCGTTTTTAATCAATTCATCATTTTGTGATGATGCCGAACCATTTTTAGGGATAAAGATCGGAGACAATAAGCATAAAATACCTACCACACCTGCAAATATCCAGGTGCCTTTTTCAAGTACATCTGTTGTTTGTTTTACACCCATTAATTGGTTGCCTACACCACCAAAAGAGCCTGATAAACCACCGCCTTTAGGGTTTTGTACCAATACGATAAGACCTAAAATGATTGAGGCCAAGATCACTAAAATTGCAAATAAAATTAACATATATTATCCTTTGAGTTGTTCTATTTTGGCTGCAAAGTAAGCACTTTTAGAGGGATTGAGCAAACTTAATTTTTGATATACCTCCCTTGCTTTTCCGGTTTTGCCTTGTTGTAACAGAACTTCTGCCATTGCCTCAGTTACTATTGCATCTTCTGTATTAGACTTTTCGGCAAGAGTTTGTATAGCGGTATCATTGCCGGGGTTGGGTTCTATGGCATCTTCAGTATGCACCTTTTTCATCACTTTTAGCCATTCAGTGAAACTTTTAAGTTGTTTTCCCAGTTTGTCGGTCGGAGCTACTTCTTCACTCAATTTAATACCCTGGCTTGCAAAATAATCGGTTGTATGCAGGGGCTCAAATGAGATAGTGTCTTCAGTTGGGTTGATGTCAGAAAGTTTCAAATCTATCTTAATGGGTGCAATTTCTTCCTCAATAATTTTTTCTTCAGTGGTAATATCCTCCACAGGAATTGAATCAATAATGCTATCGACTGTTTGGGCTTCGGTAGGCTCAATTTGTTTCTCTTCTTCAACTATCTCAAGTACTTGTTCTTCAATCACTGTTTCTTCTGGTAGAACTGGTTCAACGATTTGCTCAATTACTTCTTCGGTGTGAGGTGCAATTGATTTGGTCGAAGTGTTCGGCTGATTAGTAAATTCCTTCAATTGTAAATTCAGCCAGAATGGGTTATTAAAAAGAATCGTCGTTTTTGCAACCAGCTTTTCATAATCAGGATGAGTAGGATTGCTATTTTGTAATAGAAAAAAATGCGCTGCTGTAAAATAGGGGTGCTCTTCTGCTGTTTGCAAAAGCAATTCTTTTGCATCTGCCGCAGATGTATTTCTATTGAGTAATGATTGGAGCATATTTAGTGTTAGCGGCATTTTTTAAGGTCTCAAACCTCTAAATTAATGATATAAGATTACCAGTTAGAAAATATTTTATTAAATACAGCATCAACGATATTTTTTGTCATATCATTCATTAATGCCGACTCTGCCTGTGCAAGACTTTGCGTTGCAGGGAAATCAAAAGTATTATTTACATCAGACTCAAAACTTTTTTTCTCATCCAATGCATTTTTAAAAATTACATGAAAAGCTACTGATATACGGTTGGTGCTGGCGTCATTGCCGGATATACCACTCGTTGTTACACTGTAATCTGAAACAAATCCGCTG
It contains:
- the lpdA gene encoding dihydrolipoyl dehydrogenase, with protein sequence MAYDVIVLGSGPGGYPAAIRASQLGKKVAIVEKENLGGICLNWGCIPTKALLKSAQVYEYAKHSKDYGINIANPTADFGGVIGRSRGVADKMSKGIQFLMKKNKIDVIMGFGKLIAPGKLEITAADGTKKVEEAKNIIIATGGRARALPTMPIDGKKIIAYREAMSLPTQPKSMIVCGSGAIGSEFAYFYNSLGTQVTMVEFMPRLVPVEDEDISKELEKQFKKQGMTIMTNSEVLSVDTSGAGVKAKVKTPTGEVILEAEVLLSAVGVVANIENIGLEGLGIKTDKGKIIVDKNQQTNVPGIYAIGDCTPGQALAHVASKEGINAAEHLSGHHPEPLDYNNIPGCTYCTPEIASVGYTEKAAKDAGYEVKVGKFPFIASGKAVAGGATDGFVKVIYDAKYGEFLGCHMIGTNVTEIIAEAVVARKLETTAHEILNAVHPHPTMSEGLKEATAAAYGEAIDI
- a CDS encoding right-handed parallel beta-helix repeat-containing protein; protein product: MLFWANLLYAQTNYYIAVNGNDNNNGSSATPWKTIQYGVTHAGFNDTLNISSGTFNEKINITRSNIYIRNRSGNTPLVSGAGITFQEAIFRISDQSNITLDGLEIANSIQLDAQGILVDGNAQNIAIKNCSIHDIHFSSNPGATVSSSKNAQGIIVYGTNASTAISNLKILNNTLYNCRLGYSEGLAVNGNVDGFEIIGNSVHDITNIGIDAIGHEGTCPTAANDQARNGLIKNNTTYNCLSAYATSGGLYVDGGKNIVIENNISYQNGYGIEIGCENVGKTTDNIIVRNNIFYGNEICAIALGGYAYPGGSGKVINCTIRNNTCFKNDYSDNGTGELYLTYSENSIIQNNIFYLSAQNILTYAELGQPSLNFNYNLIYSENSPANMEADWNGKPYTSFAAFKTGTSSNANSIIGNPQFFIDPLSSPDAPPNFHLTFSSAAINAGNPSFVPAVTERDIDNELRKSSIVDCGADEYYSSPLVIYTFIGNGNWNVAANWINNTIPPTTLSGNELIIIDPIANGECILNVEQHVENNSQLIINSGKKIKVSNMIINN
- the nrtS gene encoding nitrate/nitrite transporter NrtS; protein product: MTKKNITRALMVAIIVGSLLNLINSYDVLWNKNFTPRNTLRIVLTYITPFCVSLYSSIKASKTV
- a CDS encoding YihY/virulence factor BrkB family protein gives rise to the protein MKKIERIILTKTPIAFVLRKSKKWHLPGFEGVPLYDVAYFFYKQIKTVGLTERASAIAYNFIMAIPPSFLFLFTLIPNLPFVSKRSIKEQLHGLIIDIVPAKVHNANLIKFVDSFIDGSKIGLLSFGLIAALFFASNGMMGIMRSFNKNYIGFAKRKGLHNRWIAIRLTALQFLLVLGCLLMLISQGVVLKWLGIKSAVVRETIFYARWLLIVTLIFYSIAFIYKFAPAVQKRWNLVSPGAILATSLSILASLGFSAFVNNFGRYNALYGSIGTIIMLMALIYINSLVLLIGFELNVSIKSLKSIAEQREIAENAAKAAPVSDI
- the mltG gene encoding endolytic transglycosylase MltG — translated: MKKILSILFIIIVIAAGYAAWIFLGSNTNFDEPKKSVYIKTGSTFNDVMEELTKERAIKNPGAFQWLSEKLDYSENIKAGKYTITKGQSIYSTIRILKSGRQTPVSLIINKLRTKEDLAQKIAANFECDSAEVAAFLYNADSLAKYKLDTNTVMTAIIPNTYDIFWNTAAPKIFRKLFYEQEKFWNNTRKEKASALNLTTTQVYTLASIVEEETNAEADKGKIASVYLNRMETGMKLGADPTVKYAMRDFGLKRIFNKHLSYPSPYNTYQHSGLPPGPICTPSIKTIDAVLNAPSTSYLYFVAQPNLTGLSNFATNYEEHMKYAKEYQAWIEEYLKSKK
- the secG gene encoding preprotein translocase subunit SecG; its protein translation is MLILFAILVILASIILGLIVLVQNPKGGGLSGSFGGVGNQLMGVKQTTDVLEKGTWIFAGVVGILCLLSPIFIPKNGSASSQNDELIKNAPASAPNKAQNTVPLPAATQTDSPKAP